Part of the Rhodococcus sp. OK302 genome is shown below.
TCGGCAGGAAGGCCCCGAGAGACTGCCCAGCGGTTCCGGTCAACCTGACAACGATGGTGTTATCCGGTAAACCTGCTGCCCCGTATCTACGGGACACCTCCGCCCCGAGTGCCGTGCCCACTGCCCGGTCCGCAGTCCCGACAGGAAGTTCAATCCGAACACGTTCAGCGTTGTCCAGTGCGCCGGCAGCACGGTCGACAAGCCTCTGGTTCAACTCCCCCGGCCTTGGCCGACCGAGACCACCCGACAAGGGCTTCGGGGAACGCGGAACCTCCATCAGCGGTGACAAATCCAACGTCCGACTCTTCCACCCGGCATGTTCGCCGGCCACCAGCATGTCCGACCGACCTACCGCCTCATCGATACTGCGGAACCCTAAGCCGGCCAAGAACTCCCGCACGTCGTCGACAAGGAACCGAAAGAAGTTCTCAACGAACTCGGGCCGCCCGGTAAAGCGCGCACGCAACTCCGGGTCCTGGGTGGCAACACCGACCGGGCAGGTATCGAGGTGACACACTCGCATCATCACACAACCGGCCGCGATCAGGGGCGCCGTCGAAAATCCGTACTCCTGCGCACCGAGTAATGCCGCCACGACAACGTCGCGTGCCGTCCGCATTCCGCCGTCGCATTGAAGCGTGATTCGATCGCGTAACCCATTGAGTACCAATGTCTGCTGCGTCTCTGCCAGCCCGAGTTCCCAGGGGGTTCCGGCGTGTTTTATCGAGGTGAGCGCAGCGGCTCCGGTACCGCCGTCGTGACCGGAGATCAGAACAACATCCGCGTGGGCCTTTGCCACTCCGGCGGCAACCGTGCCGACTCCGACTGCACTGACCAATTTGACGTGGATCCGTGCCCGATTGTTTGCCTGCCGCAAGTCGTAGATCAATTGAGCAAGATCTTCGATCGAGTAGATATCGTGATGCTGCGGCGGCGAGATGAGGCCGACGCCCGGAGTCGAATATCGTGTCCGGGCGATCCACGGATACACCTTGTACCCCGGAAGTTGACCACCCTCTCCCGGTTTCGCCCCCTGTGCCATCTTGATCTGAATATCAGTCGCACTGATCAGATAGTCACTGGTCACACCGAATCGTCCACTGGCTACCTGCTTTACGGCACTTCTCCGCAACGGATCATGAAGGCGGTCCTGATCTTCTCCACCCTCTCCCGAGTTCGATCGTGCTCCAATGGAATTCATCGCCTTCGCCATGGTCTCGTGAGCCTCCGCCGAGAGCGATCCGTAGCTCATCGCCCCAGTCGAGAATCGACTCAAAATTGAATCAGCCGATTCCACTTCGTCGATGCTGATGGCGGGCTGGAGTCCGCGCCGGAAGCGCAACATCCCGCGGATCGTTCCTCCCTCCGCGCATCGCCGATCGACCTCGTCGGTATATCGACGGAACACGTCCGACCGGCCTGACCTGGTCGCATGCTGAAGAAAGAATACGGATTCCGGTGTAAACACGTGCGCTTCACCGCCCCGGCGATACCGGTACTCGCCGCCGGCCTCGAGACGATTCGGGCCCGTCGGCGAATCGGCATTCGCGCGCGCGTGTCGTATCGCGACTTCGCGGGCGAGCTCACCGATTCCGACCCCGCCGAGCTTGCTCGCCGTATTCCCGAAGTACTCTTCTACCACTTGCCGGCCGAGTCCGATCGCTTCGAATACCTGTGCACCGGTATAGGACTGGACTACAGAGATCCCCATCTTGGACATGACCTTGAGGACGCCGCGGTTTGCCGCATCGAGGTAGTGCGTCACTGCGGCATCCGGATCCACTCCGGGCAACTCTCCCCGCAAACTCAGTTGCTCAACAGAGTCGAGGGCAAGGTACGGATGCACTGCCGCAGCGCCGTATCCGAGCAGGAGCGCAAGATGATGAACTTCCCGCGCATCACCGGATTCGACGATCAATGAAACCGAGGCACGCCGCCGCATTCGGACCAGATGATGGTGAACTGAAGAGACAGCAATCAACGACGGAATCGGCGCCATCGCGCGATCCCAACCACGATCCGAGATCACCAGAATCTCGCACCCGGCGTCCACCGCCGCGCAGGCATCGGCACGCAACTTCTCGAGTCCGTCGACCAAGCCGCCGGGTCGATCGACGTCGAACAATCCCGGGAGCACCGTGATATCCCGCCTGGCAATCTTGTCCAACTCTGCTCGAGTCAGGATGGGTCTGTGCACCAACATTCTTCGGCACGAACATTCCGACGGTTCCAGAAGATTGCGTTCGGCACCGAGGATCACAGCCAGTGAGGTGACGACTTCTTCCCGGATCGCGTCCGACGGCGGATTCGTGACCTGCGCAAACAGCTGAACAAAATAGTCGTACAGGAGCCGCGGACGCTCGGATAGGACGGCGAGTGGGGTGTCGGTTCCCATCGAACCCAGCGCCTCGCAGCCTTTGCCCGCCATCGGAGAGAGCAGGATGTGCAGGTCTTCTTCGGTGTAGCCGAACACCTGTTGATCGTGAAATACCGAATCCGGATCCCCGCGCGACCGGGGCTGATCCGGTGTTGCGCCGACGCGGGCCATCCCAGCGTCGAGCCACGTCCGATACGGAGCCATCCTTGCCAACTCGGCCTTGATTTCACTGTCGGGAACAATGCGCTGCTGATCGGTATCGAGCAAGAACATCCGCCCCGGTTCGAGTCGGCCTTTCTCGACTACATCAGCAGGCGGAACATCGAATACGCCACTCTCGCTGGCCAATACGATTCGACCTGACCTTGTCCGGAGCCAACGCCCGGGCCGCAGACCGTTGCGGTCCAGTACAGCGCCCACCAGCGTCCCGTCGCTGAACGTCACCGACGCCGGACCGTCCCAGGCTTCCATCAAGCACGCATGAAATTGATAGAACGCACGTACCTCTTCCGACATCGTCGAATCCTGCTCCCACGCAGCCGGAATCATCATCATGACCGCGTGCGGCAAGCTCCGCCCACCCAGTGACAGCAGTTCGAGCACTTCGTCGAACGACGCCGAATCAGAAGCGCCCACCGTGCACACCGGAGTGATTCGATCGATATCCCCGCTGAACAATTCACTGCGTAGCAACGGCTCACGTGCCTGCATCCAATTCCGATTACCGACAACAGTATTGAACTCTCCGTTGTGCGCGATACATCGAAATGGTTGTGCAAGAGGCCACGAGGGGAAGGTATTGGTCGAAAATCTACTGTGCACCAAGGCAAGTGCGCTGGTCATCCGCTCGTCGCGAAGATCGTCGAAAAACAGCGGCAACTGAGCGGGCGTCAGCATTCCCTTGTACACAAGAGTTCTCGACGACAGTGAACAAAAGTAGACTCCGGAGCCATCCGAAGTGGCTCGCTCCACCTGCTTTCGCAGGGCAAATACTTTCCGGTCCAGGCTGATCCCGCCGACCCTCGAATCAGGACGGGCATCGCGGAGAAAACACTGCGCAACGTGCGGCGCGCAGGCTGCAGCGGACAATCCCAATACACCAGGCCTGACGGGTACATCCCGCCAACCGAGCACGTTCAGGCCCTCAGAACGCGCGCACTGTTCGATGCGCGCGACCGCGACTCGGCGCGATTCGGCGTCCTGCGGAAGAAAACAATTCCCGGCCGCAAACATGTTCTCGCCATCTGCGTTTGGCTCCGGCAACTCGAAACTGGTGACGGAATCCAAGAAGCCGACCGGTAGCTGAAGGAGAATCCCCGCTCCGTCGCCAGTGGCCGAATCTGCGGCCACAGCACCGCGATGAGAAAGCGTGCAGAGTATCGACAAACCATCGCGCACAATCGAATGCGAGCGTCTGCCGTACATGTCTGCGACCACGGCGACGCCGCACGAATCGGCTTCCTGATCGGGGTCGTACAACCCTTGGGGATCAGGCATCTGAGAAAACAGCATGCATGCCCTCCGCCATGTGCGACCGCCACACGGACCCGCAACCGGCAACGGTCAGTTTACCAGCAGAAATACGGACGGAGCGATAAAAAAACCGTGGCACCCACGCGTCGAAACGCTTGGGTACCACGGTCAAGAAAACCGTCTGAATCAGCTTCGAAGCTTGCGCCCGTACTTGTCACGCACGCTGCCGGTCAACATCATGATTCCGTCGATGAACGGCCAGATTGCACCGAACCCCAAGGTCAACCACGTCACCGCAATCTGAGCGATCGCCATGCCCGGCTGGTTGAGGTAAAACCTGCCCGCACCGAGGCCTCCCAACAGAATCCCGAGAAGTCCGGCCGTCACCTTCGACTTGTCTGACAGCGGCTCTCCTGTCATCGGATCACGCCCGAAAGGAGCCGACTGATCGACAAAACCGTAACCTTGCTGCGGCTGACCATATGCCTGCTGCGGCTGACCGTAGCCCTGCTGCGGCTGACCGTATGCCTGCTGCGGCTGACCGTATGCCTGCTGCGGTTGACCATAGCCCTGCTGCTGTGGCGGCTGGGGGTAGGCCTGCTGGGGCGCCGGCGCATACGGGTTCGGGGTCTGATCGGCAGGGGCTCCGTATACCGGGCCGTCTGCCGGCGGATAGCTGGGCGTAGTTTCCGGAGCAGGCTGCGCTGCTGCGGGGAATGCAGTTGTCTGATCTGCTGCGGCCGGCGGCGGGTAGATAGGGTTGCTTCCCCAACCTGGACCGTTGCCCGTCCCTGCATACGTGTCCCAGCCAGGTCCGGTGCCCGTAGTCTCTGTCGACGGCGTTTTTTCCGTCGGCGTCGAGGTTTCGGTCAGTGAGGCATCAGCGGTCGCGTCGTAGTCGAAAGGAGAACCGAACTGTGGGGGAACGCCAGACTGAGATCCTGAGTCCCCAGATTCAGAAGGTTCCGGATTCTTGTTCAAGTTAGGCAACGCGCATTCCTTCGTGTCGACGACAATCCTGCAAATCGTTGAGGCAAGTAATCTTTATACCCTGAATCCGACGTGACTTACCCGACAGACCCGACTATCCCTAGTTCAGCGGACGGCCGTACTTGTCTCGGACACTTCCCGAAAGGATCATGATCCCGTCGATCACCGTCCAGATCCAGATGGCGACGACAAAAGGAATCCCGATCACCAACGGGGACATCACCAGTGCAAAGAACATACCCAAAAGTTGGAACAACCCGATTCCGACGGAACCCAAATACAGGCGTCCGACGCCACAAATACACACGAACGGGAGCAGCAACTGCAGAAGTCCGGCTGCGACCTTCGATTTATCGGAGAACGCTTCTCCGGTAATCGGATGACGACCGAAAGGAGCCTGGGTGTCGCCGATCGAATAGAACGCGGGACCACTCACCGGCTGACCGACTCCGTACGGTTGCGGATACCCAGGTGGTTGCGCGACCGGATACTGCGGTGCACTCGGGTATTGCGGTGCACTCGGGTATTGCGGTGCACTCGGGTATTGCGGTGTACTCGGGTACTGTGCGGGCGCCGGATACTGCTGGCTGTCACCGAATGGGGGGCTCTGGTACGGCTTCGAAACGTCGTAAGGATCTTGCGGTCCTGATGAAAACGGGTCGGTCACGACTTGTCCCCCTTTTTCAGATCAATTGCGTCGAAATTCTCATCCGAATCCTTCACGCTTTTGACTTCGTCGGTGGCAGTTTCCACGTCGGCCGTTTCTTCGACTGCGCTGGAGTCGGCATCGGACGAACCTGAAGTCGAGTCTTCAACGTAACTGTTCGACTTCAATTCGGATGGATCCTCACGACCCTTCTTGGCAAGAAGGAAGTACGCAACCGCCGCCACGAACACAATCACCGAGGTGTAGACGTTGACTCGAATTCCGGCCAACTGGTACGCCGGATCGTCACGCATGAGCTCGACGAAAAGCCGGCCGACGCAGTATCCCGCGACGTAGAGAGCAAAGAGACGTCCGTGGCCGATCTTGAATCGACGGTCGACGACCACGAGCAAAACGACGATCAGAATGTTCCAGAGCGCTTCGTACAGGAACGTGGGATGGACGATCTTCTCCACCACCCCGTTGGATACCCCGGCAAGGGCGTCCGTCTGACCGGAGGAGTTCACACGGTGAAAGATCTCCAAACCCCAGGGCATTGTTGTCTCGCGGCCGTACAACTCCTGATTGAAGTAGTTGCCGAACCGACCGATTGCCTGAGCCAGAAGTACACCCGGAGCGATAGCGTCGCCGAGTGCTGCAACCGGGATACCCCGCCTACGGCAGCCGATCCAAGCTCCGACACCACCGAGGAAGACCGCGCCCCAAATTCCGAGACCGCCATTCCACACCTTGAGGGCGTCGATCGGGGTGCCGCCTTCACCGAAGTACTGCGGCCAATCGGTCAGCACGTGGTAGAGCCGGCCACCGATCAAACCGAACGGCACGGCCCAGACTGCAATGTCGAGGACTGTGCCCTTCTCGCCGCCGCGCGCGACCCATCGCCGATCGCCCCAGACGATTGCGACGATGATTCCGGCAATGATGCAGAGGGCATAGGCACGCAGTGCTATCGGCCCGACGTACCAAACACCTTGCGACGGGCTGGGAATGTAGGCCAGCAGATCCACAGTTGAAGTCACGAGGCCACGTTAGCCGAGCGGACACCCTCGGCGAGTTCCTCGGTGAGGGACCGGACAGCGCCCAGCCCGTTCTCGACTGCCGAGACCAGTGCGGATCCGACGATGACAGCGTCGGCGTATCCGGCGATCTCGGCTGCCTGTGCTCCCGAGCGAACTCCCAAACCGACGCCGACCGGAATATCGGAGTGCGTGCGGATCCGTGCGGTGAGTTCCGGTGCCATCGACGACACTGCGGTACGGGCTCCGGTCACGCCCATCGTGGATGCTGCGTAGATGAAGCCGCTACTCGCCTCGAGTGTCATCGCCAGTCGCTCCTCGGTGGACGAAGGCGCAACGAGGAAGATGCGATCGAGGTGATGCTGCCGCGATGCTTCCATCCATTCACCGGCTTCGTCCGGAATGAGGTTGGGCGTGATCATTCCGAGTCCACCGGCCGACGCGAGGTCGCGCGAGAACTTGTCGACGCCGTACTGGAGCACTGGGTTCCAGTACGTCATGACAACGGCCTTGCCACCAACGGACGTGATCTGCTCGACAACTTTGAAGATATCGCGCAGGCGGACGCCGTTGCTGAGCGCAGTTTCAGCGGCACGCTGGATGGTGGGTCCGTCCATGACCGGATCGGAGTAGGCGACGCCGACTTCGATGATGTCGCAGCCACCGTCGACCATCGTCTTGAAGACGTCGATGGATTCGGAGACCGTCGGGTAGCCCGCAGGTAGGTACCCGACGAGTGCGGCCCGGTTTTCGGCCTTGCATGCAGCAAAAGTGGAGGCAAGGCGTGATGGTCGTTCGCTCACTTGTCGGAGCCTTCCGTGTTGTTCTGATCGGCAGTCTGCGGTTCGGCGTTGTCGAAGAGGCCGAACCAGCTGGCGGCGGTGTCCATGTCTTTGTCGCCGCGACCGGACAGGTTGACGACGATGATGGCGCCCTCCCCCAGTTCCTTGCCGAGCCGCAGTGCACCGGCAACGGCATGCGCGGATTCGATTGCGGGGATGATGCCTTCGCGCCGTGAGAGCAGTAGAAGTGCGTCCATCGCTTCGGCATCGGTGACGGGTTCGTAAGTCGCCCGGCCGATGTCATTGAGGTACGCATGTTCGGGACCGACGCCCGGGTAGTCCAAACCGGCCGAGATGGAATGTGACTCGATGGTCTGACCGTCTTCGTCCTGCAGCAGGTACGAGTACGCACCCTGGAACGCACCCGGTGTACCGCCGGCGAATGTTGCTGCATGCCTGCCGGTTTCGACGCCGTCACCGGCCGCCTCGTAGCCGACCAACCGCACCGACAAATCGTCGATGAAGGGATGGAAGATACCGATCGCGTTGGAGCCGCCGCCGACACACGCCGTGACCGCGTCGGGCAGTCGACCCGTCAAGGCCTTCACCTGGGCACGCGCTTCGAGTCCGATCACACGCTGGAAATCGCGAACGATAGTCGGGAACGGGTGGGGCCCGGCAGCGGTGCCGAAGCAGTAATAAGTGTTGTCCGCGTGAGAAACCCAGTCGCGAAGGGCTTCGTTGATCGCATCCTTGAGTGTGCGCGAACCGGTTTCGACCGAAATGACCTCGGCACCGAGTAGACGCATCCGGGCCACGTTCAATGCCTGACGTTCGGTATCGACGGCACCCATGTAGATGACGCATTCGAGGCCGAGCAATGCGCAGGCGGTGGCGGACGCGACGCCATGCTGGCCCGCCCCGGTCTCGGCGATGATGCGCGTCTTGCCCATCCGCTTGGCGAGGAGAACCTGACCGAGGACGTTGTTGATCTTGTGAGAACCGGTGTGGTTCAGGTCTTCACGCTTGAGAATGATCCGTGCACCGCCGGCGTACTCACTCATGCGTGTGGCTTCGAAGATCGGCGACGGACGGCCGGTGTAATCGCGCTGCAGTCGATCAAGTTCGTTCAAGAACGAGTCGTCCGCGCGAGCCTTTTCGTATTCGGCGGTAACTTCTTCGATGACCGCCATGAGGGCTTCCGGCACGTGCCGTCCGCCGTAAACACCGAAATGGCCACCGGCGTCCGGATCATGTGTGGTGCGCTCGGTAAGTCCGGCACTGGCGGGCGGCAAATTGTCACCCTTGAAGACTGGTCCCTGAGTACGTGAAGTCACTCCCCCAGTCTGCCCCAAGCGTGGCGGTGGTCACCGCCCGGGTACGGGCAAATGTCACCGCCCGGGCGCGGACAAACGGCACCCGAGCAGTCGGTCAGCTCAGCGAGATGGTTTGGGGCACGAAGGGTGCGCCCCGGCGTTGACCAGATCAGCAACAGCCTTGCGCGGATCTCCACTGGTCACGAGGCCCTCGCCGACCAGAACAGCGTCGGCTCCAGCTCCGGCGTAGGCCAGCAGATCGGCAGTACCGCGAACTCCGGACTCGGCGATCTTGATCGTTTCGGTGGGTAGCCCGGGAGCGATCCGACCGAAGGTGTTCATGTCGACTTCAAGGGTCTTGAGGTCGCGTGCGTTGACACCGATGACCTTGGCACCGGCTTCGAGGGCGCGGTTTGCCTCTTCTTCGGTGTGAACCTCGACGAGTGCCGTCATTCCCAAGGATTCGGTGCGATCGATCAGCGAGGCGAGTGCCTGCTGTTCCAGTGCCGCCACGATCAACAGAATGACGTCGGCGCCGTGCGCCCGAGCTTCGTGAATCTGGTACGGACCGACGATAAAGTCCTTGCGCAACACCGGAATCGTGACTGCCTTTCGGACTGCGTCAAGATCGGCGAGCGAACCGTGGAAGCGTCGTTCCTCAGTGAGAACGCTGATGATTCGAGCGCCGCCCGCTTGGTAGGCCGCGGCCAACTCTGCGGGATCGGCAATGTCGGCAAGAGCGCCCTTGGAGGGGCTCGCGCGCTTCACCTCGGCGATGACGCCGATGCTCGGTTCGAGAAGTGCCGCTACAGCATCGAGTGCCGGTGGCGCAGCGGCCGCGGCAGCCTTGACTGCAGCGAAGTCGAGTACGGCTTCGCGGGCGGCGACATCTGCGCGCACCCCGTCGAGAATCGAGTCGAGTACGGTCATCGTGGCCCGAATCCTTTCTGGGCAAGAGTCTGATGTGAGTTACGTCATCAGGATGTGGTCAGCCTAGTTGGGCGATTTTTTGGTACTCCGTCCGGGTACCCACGCCGTCAAAATTCAGGCAAAACCGACGTCAGGATCGTGAATCCTTGCCGGGATCTCGATCGTCGGCGTCGAGCGTCGGATCCTCGCCGGCGTCGAGCGCATCCCACAGCATCCGTTGTGTCACAGGCTCGTCGGACTCGCCGCTACTTCCCTGCCCGAGCTTTGCCGCGGCCTCTCGTCGGGCAGCGGGGTTGTCGTATTTCGACGACAGGCCGGCGCCGGCCTTCGGCTTTCGCATGAGCAAAGCCGCGGCCGCGAACGCCGCAATCGCTCCGAACAGTGCCAGTACCGCCGGCAATATCGAAACGTCGGTGGAGACCTCTTCGAGATGACTCGACAGCTCGGCAAGATCGGCCGCGCGATCAGCCGAAGCCCCCGAGACCATCAACTGAACCGCCGGAACCGCAACCGCA
Proteins encoded:
- the gltB gene encoding glutamate synthase large subunit, with the translated sequence MLFSQMPDPQGLYDPDQEADSCGVAVVADMYGRRSHSIVRDGLSILCTLSHRGAVAADSATGDGAGILLQLPVGFLDSVTSFELPEPNADGENMFAAGNCFLPQDAESRRVAVARIEQCARSEGLNVLGWRDVPVRPGVLGLSAAACAPHVAQCFLRDARPDSRVGGISLDRKVFALRKQVERATSDGSGVYFCSLSSRTLVYKGMLTPAQLPLFFDDLRDERMTSALALVHSRFSTNTFPSWPLAQPFRCIAHNGEFNTVVGNRNWMQAREPLLRSELFSGDIDRITPVCTVGASDSASFDEVLELLSLGGRSLPHAVMMMIPAAWEQDSTMSEEVRAFYQFHACLMEAWDGPASVTFSDGTLVGAVLDRNGLRPGRWLRTRSGRIVLASESGVFDVPPADVVEKGRLEPGRMFLLDTDQQRIVPDSEIKAELARMAPYRTWLDAGMARVGATPDQPRSRGDPDSVFHDQQVFGYTEEDLHILLSPMAGKGCEALGSMGTDTPLAVLSERPRLLYDYFVQLFAQVTNPPSDAIREEVVTSLAVILGAERNLLEPSECSCRRMLVHRPILTRAELDKIARRDITVLPGLFDVDRPGGLVDGLEKLRADACAAVDAGCEILVISDRGWDRAMAPIPSLIAVSSVHHHLVRMRRRASVSLIVESGDAREVHHLALLLGYGAAAVHPYLALDSVEQLSLRGELPGVDPDAAVTHYLDAANRGVLKVMSKMGISVVQSYTGAQVFEAIGLGRQVVEEYFGNTASKLGGVGIGELAREVAIRHARANADSPTGPNRLEAGGEYRYRRGGEAHVFTPESVFFLQHATRSGRSDVFRRYTDEVDRRCAEGGTIRGMLRFRRGLQPAISIDEVESADSILSRFSTGAMSYGSLSAEAHETMAKAMNSIGARSNSGEGGEDQDRLHDPLRRSAVKQVASGRFGVTSDYLISATDIQIKMAQGAKPGEGGQLPGYKVYPWIARTRYSTPGVGLISPPQHHDIYSIEDLAQLIYDLRQANNRARIHVKLVSAVGVGTVAAGVAKAHADVVLISGHDGGTGAAALTSIKHAGTPWELGLAETQQTLVLNGLRDRITLQCDGGMRTARDVVVAALLGAQEYGFSTAPLIAAGCVMMRVCHLDTCPVGVATQDPELRARFTGRPEFVENFFRFLVDDVREFLAGLGFRSIDEAVGRSDMLVAGEHAGWKSRTLDLSPLMEVPRSPKPLSGGLGRPRPGELNQRLVDRAAGALDNAERVRIELPVGTADRAVGTALGAEVSRRYGAAGLPDNTIVVRLTGTAGQSLGAFLPSGITLEVVGDANDYVGKGLSGGKIVLRPSIDARFCAEEQVIAGNTVLYGATSGELFARGRVGERFAVRNSGACAVVEGAGDHACEYMTGGRVVILGPTGRNVAAGMSGGIAFLLDADPRDVNHAMVTLQVPTVDDLRWLSNTIATHVELTGSPVGARLLDEWAQESRRFTKLMPVDYERVLAGQSVATPPRDGAVVENSDGVLAETASA
- a CDS encoding TM2 domain-containing protein codes for the protein MNKNPEPSESGDSGSQSGVPPQFGSPFDYDATADASLTETSTPTEKTPSTETTGTGPGWDTYAGTGNGPGWGSNPIYPPPAAADQTTAFPAAAQPAPETTPSYPPADGPVYGAPADQTPNPYAPAPQQAYPQPPQQQGYGQPQQAYGQPQQAYGQPQQGYGQPQQAYGQPQQGYGFVDQSAPFGRDPMTGEPLSDKSKVTAGLLGILLGGLGAGRFYLNQPGMAIAQIAVTWLTLGFGAIWPFIDGIMMLTGSVRDKYGRKLRS
- a CDS encoding TM2 domain-containing protein, translating into MSGPAFYSIGDTQAPFGRHPITGEAFSDKSKVAAGLLQLLLPFVCICGVGRLYLGSVGIGLFQLLGMFFALVMSPLVIGIPFVVAIWIWTVIDGIMILSGSVRDKYGRPLN
- the lgt gene encoding prolipoprotein diacylglyceryl transferase, with protein sequence MTSTVDLLAYIPSPSQGVWYVGPIALRAYALCIIAGIIVAIVWGDRRWVARGGEKGTVLDIAVWAVPFGLIGGRLYHVLTDWPQYFGEGGTPIDALKVWNGGLGIWGAVFLGGVGAWIGCRRRGIPVAALGDAIAPGVLLAQAIGRFGNYFNQELYGRETTMPWGLEIFHRVNSSGQTDALAGVSNGVVEKIVHPTFLYEALWNILIVVLLVVVDRRFKIGHGRLFALYVAGYCVGRLFVELMRDDPAYQLAGIRVNVYTSVIVFVAAVAYFLLAKKGREDPSELKSNSYVEDSTSGSSDADSSAVEETADVETATDEVKSVKDSDENFDAIDLKKGDKS
- the trpA gene encoding tryptophan synthase subunit alpha; amino-acid sequence: MSERPSRLASTFAACKAENRAALVGYLPAGYPTVSESIDVFKTMVDGGCDIIEVGVAYSDPVMDGPTIQRAAETALSNGVRLRDIFKVVEQITSVGGKAVVMTYWNPVLQYGVDKFSRDLASAGGLGMITPNLIPDEAGEWMEASRQHHLDRIFLVAPSSTEERLAMTLEASSGFIYAASTMGVTGARTAVSSMAPELTARIRTHSDIPVGVGLGVRSGAQAAEIAGYADAVIVGSALVSAVENGLGAVRSLTEELAEGVRSANVAS
- the trpB gene encoding tryptophan synthase subunit beta — its product is MTSRTQGPVFKGDNLPPASAGLTERTTHDPDAGGHFGVYGGRHVPEALMAVIEEVTAEYEKARADDSFLNELDRLQRDYTGRPSPIFEATRMSEYAGGARIILKREDLNHTGSHKINNVLGQVLLAKRMGKTRIIAETGAGQHGVASATACALLGLECVIYMGAVDTERQALNVARMRLLGAEVISVETGSRTLKDAINEALRDWVSHADNTYYCFGTAAGPHPFPTIVRDFQRVIGLEARAQVKALTGRLPDAVTACVGGGSNAIGIFHPFIDDLSVRLVGYEAAGDGVETGRHAATFAGGTPGAFQGAYSYLLQDEDGQTIESHSISAGLDYPGVGPEHAYLNDIGRATYEPVTDAEAMDALLLLSRREGIIPAIESAHAVAGALRLGKELGEGAIIVVNLSGRGDKDMDTAASWFGLFDNAEPQTADQNNTEGSDK
- the trpC gene encoding indole-3-glycerol phosphate synthase TrpC translates to MTVLDSILDGVRADVAAREAVLDFAAVKAAAAAAPPALDAVAALLEPSIGVIAEVKRASPSKGALADIADPAELAAAYQAGGARIISVLTEERRFHGSLADLDAVRKAVTIPVLRKDFIVGPYQIHEARAHGADVILLIVAALEQQALASLIDRTESLGMTALVEVHTEEEANRALEAGAKVIGVNARDLKTLEVDMNTFGRIAPGLPTETIKIAESGVRGTADLLAYAGAGADAVLVGEGLVTSGDPRKAVADLVNAGAHPSCPKPSR
- a CDS encoding TIGR02234 family membrane protein, which codes for MSEQASNAAGADSTKSRSGRSSAMLTTLLLALAAAALWGSSRMTWVSVVSNDGKTLERTTDLDGSIWAAAMTPLALALLAAIAASFAVRGWAVRIVGLMVALVGVAVAVPAVQLMVSGASADRAADLAELSSHLEEVSTDVSILPAVLALFGAIAAFAAAALLMRKPKAGAGLSSKYDNPAARREAAAKLGQGSSGESDEPVTQRMLWDALDAGEDPTLDADDRDPGKDSRS